One segment of Ricinus communis isolate WT05 ecotype wild-type chromosome 8, ASM1957865v1, whole genome shotgun sequence DNA contains the following:
- the LOC8260696 gene encoding signal peptide peptidase-like 3, whose translation MAFSRTLLFLLCLLFLIGFSFANDASHDDDSPKSPGCDHPYKLVKVMNWVNGVEGETLAAVSARFGAILPSEAEKGLRLSAVFSNPLNCCSSSSSKLSGSIAMSIRGDCTFTAKAEVAQSGGAEALLVINDEEELAEMGCDNGSAAPNISIPVVLIPKSGGEYLNKSMVAGQKVEIKLYAPNRPVVDYSVIFIWLMAVGTVTCATLWSEFTAPEETDERYNELSPKENSRVSAIKDDEKEFLDINAKSAVIFVLTASTFLVLLYFFMSSWFVWLLIILFCLGGVEGMHNCIVTLISRKCRNFAQKKVNLPLLGETSILSLVVLCCCLAFAIFWIANRRASYSWIGQDILGICLMITVLQVARLPNIKVAAVLLCCAFVYDIFWVFLSPIIFHQSVMIAVARGDNSGGESIPMLLRFPRFADPWGGYDMIGFGDILFPGLLLSFARRYDKTNKKSLCKGYFLWLTIGYGIGLFLTYLGLYLMDGHGQPALLYLVPCTLGVCVILGLVRGEIKDLWSFGTETSSSRDTFGEA comes from the exons ATGGCGTTTTCACGGACTCTCCTCTTCCTTCTCTGTTTGTTGTTTCTGATCGGTTTCTCATTCGCCAACGACGCTTCTCATGACGACGATTCCCCCAAGTCTCCTGGCTGTGATCATCCTTACAAATTG GTTAAGGTTATGAACTGGGTTAATGGTGTTGAAGGTGAAACTTTAGCTGCGGTCAGTGCAAGGTTTGGGGCTATATTGCCTTCTGAGGCTGAAAAAGGTCTCAGACTGTCTGCCGTTTTCTCAAATCCCTTAAACTGCTGTTCTAGTTCCTCTTCAAag CTTTCTGGTTCCATTGCAATGTCCATACGTGGTGATTGTACCTTCACTGCCAAGGCAGAAGTTGCCCAGTCAGGAGGTGCAGAAGCCTTGTTGGTAATAAATGATGAAGAAG AGCTTGCTGAGATGGGTTGTGATAATGGAAGTGCTGCACCAAATATTTCAATTCCTGTTGTGTTGATTCCAAAGTCAGGAGGTGAATATCTGAACAAGTCGATGGTAGCTGGACAGAAAG TGGAAATAAAGTTATATGCACCAAATCGTCCTGTTGTGGATTATTCAGTGATATTCATATGGTTGATGGCCGTTGGAACTGTGACCTGTGCTACACTTTGGTCAGAATTTACTGCTCCTGAGGAGACTGATGAGCGCTACAATGAATTATCACCAAAG GAAAATTCCAGAGTTTCAGCAATCAAAGATGATGAGAAAGAATTCCTTGATATCAATGCAAAGAGTGCAGTAATTTTCGTCCTAACAGCATCAACTTTTCTGGTTTTACTCTACTTTTTTATGTCAAGTTGGTTTGTCTGGCTGCTGATTATACTCTTCTGCCTCGGCGGTGTTGAG GGCATGCATAATTGTATAGTAACGTTAATTTCAAG AAAATGCAGAAATTTTGCGCAAAAGAAAGTCAACTTACCTCTTCTGGGAGAAACTTCTATTCTCTCCCTTGTTGTATTATGTTGTTGTCTGGCATTTGCTATTTTTTGGATTGCCAATCGTCGGGCCTCATATTCATGGATTGGACAAGATATTCTT GGTATCTGCTTGATGATAACTGTCTTGCAGGTGGCACGATTGCCTAATATTAAG GTTGCTGCTGTACTTCTCTGTTGCGCATTTGTTTATGACATCTTTTGGGTATTTCTATCCCCAATAATATTCCATCAGAGTGTTATGATCGCT GTTGCTCGAGGTGACAACAGTGGTGGGGAATCTATTCCCATGCTTTTGAGATTTCCTCGATTTGCTGATCCTTGGGGAGGTTATGACATGATTGGATTTGGGGACATTCTTTTCCCTGGTTTGCTTCTGTCATTTGCACGGAG ATACgataaaacaaataagaaaagctTGTGTAAGGGATATTTTCTTTGGTTGACAATTGGCTACGGAATCG GTCTTTTCCTCACGTACTTAGGTTTATATCTAATGGATGGGCATGGTCAACCTGCACTCCTCTATCTTGTTCCTTGTACCCTAG